The Polyangium mundeleinium genome contains the following window.
CTTCTGTCCGCTGTCGCCGATCCTGCCATACCGGATCGAGACCTTCGTCCCCTTGATCAAGACCTCGTAAAACTTGTGCGAACCACCGCCGTCCTCGGAGAGCTCGAGGTACGTCCGGTTCGGGTCCGCGGCAGCGGGCGCGGCGGCAGCGGGCGCGGGCGCGGGCGCGGCAGCGGCGGGCGCGGCGGCGGCGGGCGCGGCGGCGGCGGCCGTGGTCCGGCCGGAGGAGGCGGCGGTGCGGCTGCGTTTCGCGGCCGGGGCGGGGGCGCGGGCGGCGCTCGTCCGCGGGGCCGAGGTGGTGCGGGTCGACGCGGCGCTCGGAGACGCTTTGCGCGCGCTCTTTTTCGTGGTGCTCGGTGTGCGTTTGGTGGCCATGTCGTGCTCTCCTCCGGGTTTCCGGGAAACCGATGAGAGCACGACGCACGGGCGTGCGTCACCAGGGATCAGGGCTGTTCGAGGCGGATCTACGCCATGAACGACCGCTCCTCCGCCGCATAGTCGACCTCGACGTCGAAGCGGGCGAGGACCGAATAGAATCCGAACTGGAGGCGGTTCATGAAGAGCATGCCCTCGGGCATGGGCACGAAGGAGGGGTCCCCGGTCTTGAGCGTCTCCTTGCCCGCCTCCCTCATGTGGTGGACGAGGCTCGCCACGTAGTCGCGCGTGATGCGGAACGGCGAGGAGAACTGGGGCTCGAACGCGCGGCGGATGTACGAGAGCACGCGCTTTTCGTGGTCGCCGCCGCGCGTCTCCAGCATGATCTTCGCGGCTTCGGTGAAGGTCGCCTCGTCGCGATCGATCGCCGCGCGGTGGAGCTTGTGCGCGACGCCGCGTCGTTTCTCGTAGATGGGCTGCACGCAGCCGAAATCGAGGAACGCCACGCGGCCGTCGTCCTGGAAGAAGTAATTGCCCGGGTGCGGGTCGGCGTTGAACATGTCGCCGAGGAGCGTGCCCTTGTAGACGAACCGCCAGAGCGTGCGGCAAATCTCGACGCGATCCCGCTCGGGCAGGGCGCTCGCCTCGTCGAGGCTCATGCCGCGGACGAATTGGCTCGTGAGCACGCGGCGCGACGAACGATCGCGGTCGACCGCGGGAACCAGGATCTTCGGGTCGCCTTCGAACATGCGGGCGAACTCGATCTGGTTCTGGGCCTCGATCGTGTAATCGAGCTCCTCGCGGAAGCGGGTGCGGACCTCCTCGAGCATTTTCGCGGAGCCGACCTTGCGCGTGCCCATCATCGAGAGCGCGCCCTCGAGCAGGCCCGCGTTTTTCAGGTCCGCCTCGACGGCCTCGGCCACGCCGGGATGCTGGACCTTGACCGCGACCTCGGCGCCTTCGAGGGTGCGGGCGCGGTGCACCTGGCCGATGGAGGCGCTCGCGACGGCCTGGTCGTCCCATTCGGCGTAAAGGCGATCGAGCGGGGCGCCGAGCTCTTCCTCGACGAGGCGGCGAATGGCCTCGGGCGAGGAGCGGGGCGCGCCGGCGAGCAGCGTCTTCATCGAGCGCTGGTAGGCGTCGCGGTGCTCCTCGGGGACGAGGCCGTCGATGTAGCCGGCCATCTGGCCGACCTTGGCAGCGACGCCGCGGAGGTTGCCGAGGACCTCGGCCGCGCGCTTGGCGACCGCGTCGTCGCCCTCGCGGCGGAGGAGCAGGCTCGTCCCGGTGCGCGCGCCGATCTCGGCGAGGCGGACGAGACGGCCGAGGCGGCCCGAAGGAAGCTTGGTTTCGTCCGACATGCA
Protein-coding sequences here:
- a CDS encoding ABC1 kinase family protein is translated as MSDETKLPSGRLGRLVRLAEIGARTGTSLLLRREGDDAVAKRAAEVLGNLRGVAAKVGQMAGYIDGLVPEEHRDAYQRSMKTLLAGAPRSSPEAIRRLVEEELGAPLDRLYAEWDDQAVASASIGQVHRARTLEGAEVAVKVQHPGVAEAVEADLKNAGLLEGALSMMGTRKVGSAKMLEEVRTRFREELDYTIEAQNQIEFARMFEGDPKILVPAVDRDRSSRRVLTSQFVRGMSLDEASALPERDRVEICRTLWRFVYKGTLLGDMFNADPHPGNYFFQDDGRVAFLDFGCVQPIYEKRRGVAHKLHRAAIDRDEATFTEAAKIMLETRGGDHEKRVLSYIRRAFEPQFSSPFRITRDYVASLVHHMREAGKETLKTGDPSFVPMPEGMLFMNRLQFGFYSVLARFDVEVDYAAEERSFMA